A window of Desulfovibrio sp. UIB00 genomic DNA:
TCCTGCCAGATGCGCCGCATTCTGTTCCTGAAGATCCAGATGCCGCTCCACGATTTCCATGATGGTCATGGTGGCGCTTTCTGTGTCTTTCAGCACTTCATCAAGCTGGCTTGATGCTTCCAGAAATAGCGCATCTGGATTTGGGGGGGGCAGGGGCTGGCCTTTGGAGGCAGTGGAGATGCGCTCAAAAATCTCTCTCAGACCCTGGCGCATTTCCGTACTGATCTGCTTGTAAACTGCGGCTTCGGGCTTTTCGTTGCTCATGCCCGTCCCCTTTGCGCGCGGCGCGGTTTAATTTATGCGTTTAGAACCTTTGCAGGTGAATGGTCAAAGGTCAAATGCAGTAAAAACTCCGCCGCGCGAGGGCGCGGCGGAGCCGGGATACTTACTTGTTGGTCTTCAGAAACGTCTTGGCCCGCGCAGCTTCTGGCGAGTTGGGATATTTCTTGATCAGCTCTTCCAGACGGGCTTTGGCAGCAGCAGACTGATTGAGCTTGCTGAAGCTGATACCCTGCTTGAGGTACGCGCCGGGCGCGCTGGAAGAAGAAGGATACTTTTTGATAACAGCATCATACGCCAGGGCCGCATCGGCAAACTGGTTGCGCTGGAAGTAGCACTCGGCCAGATAATACTGGGCCTCGGGAGCCTGGCTGTGGTCTTTGTAGTTTTTCAAAAAGTCATTGAAAGAACGCTGCGCTTCATCGTACTTGCGGGATTGGTAGGCGTTAACGCCAGCATCAAACAGCGCAAGCGAAATGTCCTTTTTGGGAGCCTGAACCTGCGGCTCGGGCTGGGGGCTGGGCTGGCCCCAAGTGCTGGAACTGGGATTGATGACGGTCTGAGGCTGGGCTGCTGCCGCGCCCTGATCGCCAGCGGCGGAGGCCGCTGCGTAGCCTACGGAACCAGCAGCCATGCCGCCTGCCGCTGCCTGCCCGTAGGAAGGCTGGCCATAGC
This region includes:
- the ybgF gene encoding tol-pal system protein YbgF; translation: MRTLRTMYILTLACAALPLSGCMGGSTSSGNGSISLEQQVQQQDVQLRQLQPAQADAWSQIQTLRQEVNTLKGQLDDLQNAGGAKALVGRVRAHDEALRQVERSMALNLNLGDPMTSGGSSAPSVQAAPQAAPQVAPQAAPAFSQPGYGQPSYGQAAAGGMAAGSVGYAAASAAGDQGAAAAQPQTVINPSSSTWGQPSPQPEPQVQAPKKDISLALFDAGVNAYQSRKYDEAQRSFNDFLKNYKDHSQAPEAQYYLAECYFQRNQFADAALAYDAVIKKYPSSSSAPGAYLKQGISFSKLNQSAAAKARLEELIKKYPNSPEAARAKTFLKTNK